In Nitrosospira briensis C-128, a genomic segment contains:
- a CDS encoding winged helix-turn-helix domain-containing protein: MARPATGREFVEAAKEKIASAKTVEALRAAQALLLPLEFGLSLEQTAVIIGLSKSRTGKLRTRFQRIETGAEQVKTKKGLRNHARMSLDEEVQFLAPFIAHAQATGILPIHQLKAELERRVGRSVSTSTVYQLLRRHGWSKLAHHAKTDATATHPSQRTAQKKNNPEA; this comes from the coding sequence ATGGCGAGACCTGCGACAGGACGGGAATTTGTGGAAGCGGCGAAGGAAAAAATCGCCTCAGCCAAAACAGTCGAGGCGTTGCGTGCTGCTCAGGCATTACTCCTTCCGCTGGAATTTGGGCTGTCATTGGAACAGACAGCCGTCATCATCGGTTTATCTAAAAGTAGAACAGGAAAACTGCGGACGCGGTTTCAGCGTATCGAGACCGGCGCTGAACAGGTCAAAACAAAAAAGGGCCTTCGCAATCATGCACGGATGAGCCTCGATGAAGAAGTACAGTTTCTGGCTCCATTCATTGCCCATGCCCAGGCCACGGGCATTCTGCCGATACACCAGCTGAAAGCCGAGCTTGAAAGGCGCGTAGGCAGATCGGTGTCGACATCGACGGTATATCAGTTGCTTCGCCGCCACGGATGGTCAAAGCTGGCGCACCACGCAAAAACGGATGCAACGGCCACGCACCCATCGCAAAGAACGGCTCAGAAGAAAAATAATCCGGAAGCGTGA
- a CDS encoding P-II family nitrogen regulator: protein MFNRADVLISMIRIEIVIDEEKLGDLIALLRTADVRGYTFMRHGGGLGSRGERRPDDIALEERNAIVILACEEKQAERVVMAIRPKLKEYGGMCLISDCKWIIGPAASY from the coding sequence ATGTTTAATAGAGCAGACGTTTTAATTTCGATGATTCGCATCGAGATCGTCATCGATGAAGAAAAGCTCGGTGATCTGATTGCCTTGTTACGAACAGCCGATGTGCGCGGCTACACGTTCATGAGACATGGAGGTGGCCTTGGGTCGCGCGGCGAACGGCGCCCGGATGACATCGCTCTGGAAGAAAGAAATGCCATAGTGATTCTAGCTTGTGAAGAAAAGCAGGCTGAAAGAGTGGTAATGGCGATTCGCCCAAAATTGAAGGAATATGGTGGAATGTGCCTGATTTCGGACTGCAAATGGATCATAGGGCCTGCTGCTTCCTACTGA
- a CDS encoding sodium-dependent bicarbonate transport family permease yields the protein MSISSLLVPAILFFALGMFAQVIKSDLKFPPDMHKMIVIYLLIGIGLHGGKALTQGSMADALPAVGAAFLFGIGLPIVAYVILRGLGKIDPLNAAAIAAHYGSVSAGTYMTAVAFLGGIGVTFEAYPVIMLAIMESPAIMIGLVLAGYSRKIMGGATKGEKGMYMHLLREAFTNGSILLLFVSMGIGAVVSEPSYHKIEPFFETIFMGALCLFLCDMGMEAGKRLAEFKAVGVFLVCFGVAMPLIGAICGLMVGHFWLGYSVGGVTLVTVLAASCSYIAVPPAMRLAVPEANPSFYLTLSLGVTFPFNVVIGIPMYYGAAQYLAGV from the coding sequence ATGTCAATTTCCAGTCTTCTCGTACCGGCGATACTGTTTTTCGCGCTCGGTATGTTTGCGCAGGTGATCAAATCGGATCTTAAATTTCCGCCCGATATGCACAAGATGATCGTTATCTATCTGCTGATAGGTATCGGGTTGCATGGCGGGAAGGCCCTGACTCAGGGGTCGATGGCTGATGCCCTGCCTGCCGTGGGAGCGGCTTTTCTGTTTGGTATTGGCTTGCCTATCGTCGCATACGTTATTTTGCGGGGCCTCGGAAAGATCGATCCGCTCAATGCCGCGGCAATTGCGGCGCACTACGGCTCGGTGAGTGCCGGCACTTACATGACGGCAGTGGCTTTCCTGGGCGGCATCGGTGTGACCTTTGAAGCCTATCCAGTCATCATGCTGGCAATCATGGAGTCTCCCGCCATCATGATCGGCCTGGTGCTGGCCGGCTACTCGCGCAAGATAATGGGAGGGGCTACCAAGGGCGAGAAGGGGATGTATATGCACCTGCTGCGCGAAGCCTTTACCAATGGCAGTATTTTGCTGCTGTTTGTCTCCATGGGAATCGGCGCAGTAGTCTCGGAGCCAAGCTATCACAAGATCGAGCCGTTCTTCGAAACCATATTCATGGGCGCCTTGTGCCTGTTCCTGTGCGATATGGGCATGGAAGCGGGAAAAAGGCTGGCGGAATTTAAGGCGGTAGGGGTCTTCCTTGTCTGTTTTGGTGTCGCGATGCCTTTGATCGGTGCGATTTGTGGCCTCATGGTAGGTCACTTCTGGCTTGGCTACTCGGTGGGTGGAGTGACGCTGGTTACGGTGCTCGCAGCGAGCTGTTCCTATATCGCGGTACCCCCGGCGATGCGGCTGGCTGTTCCGGAGGCCAACCCGTCTTTTTACCTGACTCTGTCACTCGGCGTGACTTTTCCGTTTAATGTGGTAATCGGTATTCCCATGTATTACGGTGCCGCCCAGTATCTAGCGGGTGTGTAG
- a CDS encoding sensor histidine kinase — translation MDLGTASFPVPGIKRGLRRRVALAFAVFCIVVVGTLGISLYIASDDIEEAHIEQIMETEMDYLLERYRQSSDFVPQVGSNLEKYIIHDPAEESRLPPYLQGLNYRRHKVFRGPEEIRVAVRHVDGVKFLVAYEIGLHDQRQQELRLLIILSLLSVVGVALLVGYLLAGVLVRQVTDLAERVRHLAPGAGQDATMIQPGQDEEVAQLARALDDYQNRITRMLRREQEFTANISHELRTPITTILTSCELLVTEPGFSERARARIGMIEVAATRMGEQLQALLFLAREQALGIMEPVAIAECVYDAVEPVCTEIYRKRLMFEVAVEPNAVLTLNRQALHTALVNLLRNAVQYTERGFIRVNFSRKRLSISDSGIGIEPSYLPLLYERFFRGSTKGEGLGIGLAIVKRICDHYGWIIEVDSTPGKGATFHITFP, via the coding sequence ATGGACTTGGGTACCGCCTCATTTCCCGTGCCAGGGATTAAACGTGGCCTACGCCGACGAGTTGCGCTGGCCTTTGCGGTATTCTGCATAGTCGTCGTCGGAACGCTCGGTATCAGCCTGTATATTGCTTCTGACGATATCGAAGAGGCGCATATCGAGCAGATCATGGAAACCGAGATGGACTATCTGCTCGAGCGCTATCGCCAGAGTAGCGATTTCGTCCCCCAGGTAGGCTCAAATCTCGAAAAGTACATCATCCATGACCCCGCCGAGGAATCCAGGCTCCCACCGTACTTGCAAGGGCTCAACTATAGGCGCCACAAGGTTTTCAGGGGCCCGGAGGAGATTCGGGTCGCGGTACGCCATGTCGATGGCGTCAAGTTTCTTGTTGCCTATGAAATCGGGCTCCATGATCAGCGGCAACAGGAACTCAGGCTTCTTATCATTTTATCGCTCCTTTCGGTGGTCGGAGTTGCGTTACTGGTGGGATATCTGCTTGCGGGAGTACTCGTCAGGCAAGTTACCGATCTTGCGGAGCGAGTAAGGCATCTGGCGCCCGGTGCGGGGCAGGACGCAACAATGATCCAGCCCGGCCAGGACGAGGAAGTGGCGCAACTCGCCCGTGCACTGGACGACTATCAGAACCGTATCACGCGCATGCTGCGGCGCGAGCAGGAGTTCACCGCGAACATAAGTCACGAGTTGCGTACCCCGATCACCACCATCCTGACGAGTTGCGAACTGCTCGTTACGGAACCGGGCTTCTCCGAGAGGGCACGGGCGCGCATCGGAATGATCGAGGTCGCGGCGACTCGCATGGGAGAACAATTGCAGGCATTGTTATTCCTTGCTCGCGAACAGGCGCTGGGCATCATGGAGCCGGTCGCAATCGCCGAGTGTGTTTACGATGCAGTAGAGCCTGTATGCACTGAAATATATCGAAAACGCCTCATGTTCGAGGTTGCAGTAGAGCCGAATGCCGTTCTCACGCTAAACCGGCAAGCATTGCACACGGCTCTTGTGAATCTGCTTCGCAATGCGGTGCAATATACAGAGCGTGGTTTCATTCGCGTGAATTTCAGCCGGAAGCGTCTTTCAATCTCCGATTCCGGCATCGGTATCGAACCTTCTTATCTGCCCCTCCTTTATGAGCGCTTCTTCCGCGGGTCGACGAAAGGCGAAGGCCTGGGAATCGGCCTTGCGATTGTCAAGCGTATCTGCGACCACTATGGCTGGATTATAGAGGTCGACAGCACGCCGGGAAAAGGCGCAACTTTCCACATCACCTTTCCGTAA
- a CDS encoding response regulator transcription factor translates to MHILIIEDDPAIATNLYDFLEARGHSVDAAADGITGLHLAVTQKFDGILLDLGLPAMDGITLCRKLRQEADLDTPVLMLTARDTLEDKLKGFDHGADDYMIKPFALKEVEARLVAMHKRHGGKVTSRMLETGDLSFDPKSLSVLFAGTPVKLPPKCIRLLALMMSEPGRVFSRRELESEVWGDTQGTSDTLRSHMHELRRSLSRAGGYDPIETIHGLGYRLISRARD, encoded by the coding sequence GTGCATATACTTATTATTGAAGATGATCCGGCTATCGCCACAAACCTCTACGATTTTCTCGAGGCCCGCGGTCACAGTGTCGATGCCGCCGCTGACGGTATCACCGGCCTGCATCTCGCGGTAACGCAGAAATTTGATGGGATTCTGCTTGATCTTGGTCTCCCTGCCATGGACGGCATTACATTATGTCGGAAACTTCGGCAGGAAGCTGACCTTGACACACCCGTGCTGATGCTGACAGCGCGGGATACGCTGGAAGATAAACTCAAAGGATTTGATCACGGCGCCGACGATTACATGATCAAGCCGTTCGCGCTGAAAGAAGTCGAAGCCCGCCTCGTTGCGATGCATAAACGGCATGGTGGCAAAGTGACCAGCCGCATGCTGGAAACCGGGGATCTGTCATTCGATCCCAAATCGCTATCGGTGCTTTTTGCCGGCACACCCGTCAAGCTGCCCCCCAAATGTATCCGGCTGCTCGCACTCATGATGAGCGAGCCTGGCCGCGTGTTCAGCCGCAGGGAACTTGAATCGGAAGTCTGGGGCGACACGCAGGGAACCAGCGATACATTGCGCAGCCACATGCATGAACTACGCCGTTCCTTGAGCCGCGCGGGCGGCTACGATCCGATCGAGACAATTCATGGACTTGGGTACCGCCTCATTTCCCGTGCCAGGGATTAA
- the hemE gene encoding uroporphyrinogen decarboxylase — protein MTRLKNDTLLRALLRQPTEYTPVWMMRQAGRYLPEYNQTRARAGNFLALCKNPDFATEVTMQPLARFPLDAAILFSDILTIPDAMGLGLYFSDGEGPKFERPLREEWEIRALTVPDPGVHLRYVMDAVSQIRRTLDNRVPLIGFSGSPFTLACYMVEGCGGTDFRQIKTMLYQRPDLLHHILDITAQAAIAYLNAQIESGAQAVMIFDTWGGALSHAAYREFSLRYISQILAGLKREHGGERVPNIVFTKGGGLWLESIADSGCDAVGLDWTMDIAEARRRVGHKVALQGNLDPAVLFSTPEVIAAEVEKILSGYGKGNGHVFNLGHGISQFTPPENALTLVEAVHALSRKYR, from the coding sequence ATGACAAGATTGAAGAACGATACCCTGCTGCGGGCTCTCCTGCGGCAACCTACTGAATACACCCCGGTGTGGATGATGCGTCAGGCTGGGCGATATTTACCCGAGTACAACCAGACGCGCGCTCGTGCCGGCAACTTTCTCGCTCTGTGCAAAAACCCCGATTTCGCGACTGAAGTTACAATGCAGCCCCTGGCGCGGTTCCCGCTGGATGCCGCGATATTGTTTTCGGACATTCTAACCATCCCCGATGCAATGGGGTTGGGACTCTATTTCTCGGATGGCGAGGGGCCCAAGTTCGAGCGGCCGTTACGTGAAGAATGGGAGATTCGTGCACTGACGGTACCTGATCCCGGAGTACACCTGCGTTACGTGATGGATGCGGTTTCACAAATCCGAAGGACGCTGGACAACCGAGTTCCGCTGATCGGCTTTTCCGGCAGCCCTTTCACGCTTGCCTGTTATATGGTGGAGGGCTGCGGCGGTACCGATTTCCGTCAGATCAAAACCATGTTGTACCAGCGGCCGGATCTGTTGCATCACATTCTCGATATTACCGCGCAGGCGGCAATCGCTTATCTGAATGCACAAATCGAATCCGGTGCCCAGGCTGTGATGATTTTCGATACCTGGGGCGGCGCCTTGTCCCACGCAGCCTATCGGGAATTTTCCTTGCGTTATATCAGTCAGATACTAGCGGGACTAAAGCGGGAGCATGGCGGCGAGCGCGTGCCTAACATCGTTTTTACGAAGGGCGGCGGGCTATGGCTGGAGAGCATTGCGGATAGCGGTTGTGATGCGGTTGGGCTCGACTGGACCATGGATATCGCCGAGGCGCGCCGACGGGTTGGGCACAAGGTTGCCTTGCAAGGAAATCTCGACCCCGCGGTGCTATTCTCGACACCGGAAGTGATTGCTGCTGAAGTGGAAAAAATTCTTTCCGGTTACGGAAAAGGCAACGGTCACGTTTTCAATCTTGGTCATGGCATTTCGCAGTTTACTCCACCGGAGAATGCCCTGACACTGGTGGAAGCAGTTCATGCCCTCAGCCGAAAATATCGCTAG
- a CDS encoding deoxyguanosinetriphosphate triphosphohydrolase: MHELAPYAVTPASSRGRRIAEESAPGRTAFQRDRDRIIHSTAFRRLVYKTQVFVNHEGDLFRTRLTHSLEVAQIGRSVARNLHLNEDLVEAIALAHDLGHTPFGHAGQEALNDCMKDYGGFEHNLQSLRVVDVLEERYGAFDGLNLCFETREGILKHCARKNAVKLGDVGERFLSDQRPSLEAQLANLADEIAYNNHDVDDGLRSGLITLEQLVEVKIFARHLSMAKSHYPEISGRRLIHETVRRMINTLVGDLTRQSAANIAHNCPDSLEAVRAAPYLVGFSEEIWQEQQELKKFLRDYLYRHYKVARMSAKARHTIEALFKAFCSDIRLLPPVFQSKYHHDKHQAVADYVAGMTDRYAIREYRRLFAIEES, encoded by the coding sequence ATGCATGAGCTGGCGCCTTATGCAGTAACCCCGGCCAGTTCGCGCGGCCGCCGCATCGCGGAAGAATCAGCACCGGGACGTACCGCCTTCCAGCGTGATCGCGATCGCATCATTCATTCCACCGCATTTCGCAGGCTTGTATACAAAACTCAGGTTTTTGTAAATCACGAAGGCGACCTGTTTCGCACGCGCTTGACGCATAGCCTGGAGGTAGCGCAAATCGGCCGCTCGGTCGCGCGCAATCTGCATCTCAACGAAGATCTGGTTGAAGCCATTGCCTTGGCGCATGACCTCGGTCATACGCCATTTGGTCATGCCGGGCAGGAAGCGCTGAACGACTGCATGAAAGATTACGGCGGCTTCGAGCACAATTTGCAGTCTCTGCGTGTGGTAGATGTGCTGGAAGAACGTTATGGCGCATTTGACGGTTTGAATTTGTGCTTTGAAACGCGTGAAGGCATCCTCAAGCACTGCGCCAGAAAGAATGCCGTTAAACTTGGAGATGTGGGCGAGCGCTTCCTTTCGGATCAGCGACCGTCGCTGGAGGCACAATTGGCCAACCTCGCCGATGAAATTGCCTACAACAACCACGACGTAGACGATGGCTTGCGCTCCGGCCTGATTACGCTGGAGCAGCTTGTGGAGGTCAAAATATTCGCGCGGCATTTGTCGATGGCAAAAAGTCATTACCCTGAGATCTCCGGGCGGCGTTTGATCCATGAAACCGTCCGGCGCATGATCAATACGCTGGTGGGGGATCTGACCAGACAAAGTGCCGCCAATATCGCGCATAACTGCCCGGATAGTCTTGAAGCTGTGCGGGCGGCCCCGTACCTCGTTGGTTTCAGCGAGGAAATCTGGCAGGAGCAGCAGGAACTGAAAAAATTTCTGCGGGACTATCTGTACCGGCACTACAAAGTGGCGCGCATGAGTGCCAAGGCGCGACACACGATCGAAGCACTTTTCAAGGCGTTTTGCTCGGATATCCGGTTGCTTCCTCCAGTATTTCAGTCAAAGTATCATCACGATAAACATCAGGCAGTTGCCGATTATGTTGCCGGCATGACGGATCGCTATGCAATTCGGGAATATCGGCGATTATTTGCCATCGAGGAGAGCTGA
- the aroB gene encoding 3-dehydroquinate synthase, whose protein sequence is MQTITVDFASTPSERSYPIHIGNGILSHSEIILDLLPRKRAAIVTNTTVAPLYMERLRSALEDQGVATVPIILPDGEAHKNWQTLNFIFDALLRHRCERSTPIIALGGGVVGDLAGFAAATYLRGVPFIQIPTTLLAQVDSSVGGKTGINHPLGKNMIGAFYQPRVVLADTATLDTLPERELRAGIAEVIKYGLIRDLGFLEWLEQNMDKLLTRDADVLVEAIRRSCVNKAEVVQADERESGVRALLNLGHTFGHAIENAMGYGVWLHGEAVAAGTMLAAELSKRMGMIGEAEVERIRKIYAQAGLSAVAPNLGPEKYLTLMGLDKKVEGGNMRFILLRHIGEAVLHSDVPAEILAETLMECTADA, encoded by the coding sequence ATGCAAACAATCACGGTAGATTTTGCCTCTACGCCAAGTGAGCGTAGTTACCCGATCCATATCGGCAATGGCATTCTGAGCCATTCCGAAATTATCCTCGACCTCTTGCCGCGAAAGCGCGCCGCAATCGTCACAAACACTACGGTAGCGCCACTTTATATGGAAAGGCTGCGTAGTGCGCTGGAAGACCAGGGCGTGGCGACTGTTCCCATCATTCTCCCTGATGGGGAAGCGCACAAGAATTGGCAGACGCTGAACTTCATATTCGATGCGCTTCTTCGTCACCGCTGTGAACGGAGCACGCCCATCATCGCCCTTGGCGGCGGAGTCGTGGGTGATTTGGCCGGGTTTGCTGCCGCAACCTATTTGCGGGGCGTGCCGTTTATTCAAATTCCAACGACGCTTCTGGCACAGGTGGATTCTTCGGTCGGCGGCAAGACAGGTATCAATCATCCGCTTGGCAAAAACATGATCGGTGCTTTTTATCAACCTCGGGTCGTCCTGGCGGACACAGCAACGCTCGATACGTTGCCGGAAAGGGAACTGCGGGCAGGCATTGCCGAGGTCATCAAGTATGGCCTTATCCGGGATCTCGGCTTCCTGGAGTGGTTGGAACAGAATATGGACAAGCTCCTTACCCGCGATGCTGATGTGCTGGTCGAAGCAATACGCCGAAGCTGCGTGAACAAGGCGGAAGTTGTGCAAGCAGATGAACGCGAAAGCGGTGTTCGGGCATTACTCAATCTCGGACATACCTTTGGTCACGCAATTGAAAATGCGATGGGTTACGGTGTCTGGTTGCATGGCGAAGCAGTTGCAGCCGGTACGATGCTGGCTGCGGAACTGTCTAAGCGCATGGGGATGATCGGTGAGGCCGAGGTAGAGCGAATCCGGAAAATTTATGCGCAAGCAGGGCTTTCTGCCGTGGCGCCCAATCTCGGACCGGAAAAATACCTGACCCTGATGGGGCTGGACAAGAAGGTAGAGGGAGGGAATATGCGTTTCATTTTACTCCGGCATATAGGCGAGGCCGTGCTCCATTCCGACGTGCCGGCAGAGATATTGGCTGAAACGCTTATGGAATGTACTGCCGATGCATGA
- the hemJ gene encoding protoporphyrinogen oxidase HemJ, whose product MLWIKSLHIIFMVTWFAGLFYLPRLFVYHAMSDDMPGVERFKVMERKLYYGIMTPGAVLTVLFGLWLWLGYGISGGWLHAKLALVIVLIVYHLYCGKLLADFKHDRNRRSHVYYRWFNEFPVVILIAVVILVVVKPF is encoded by the coding sequence ATGCTCTGGATAAAATCGCTACACATCATTTTCATGGTGACCTGGTTTGCGGGATTGTTTTACTTGCCGCGCCTGTTTGTCTATCACGCGATGAGCGATGATATGCCGGGTGTCGAACGCTTCAAGGTGATGGAGCGCAAACTTTATTATGGGATCATGACGCCCGGCGCCGTGCTGACAGTTCTCTTTGGTCTTTGGCTCTGGCTGGGTTATGGAATTTCTGGTGGTTGGTTGCATGCAAAACTTGCGCTAGTGATCGTGCTGATCGTGTATCACCTCTACTGTGGAAAACTGCTTGCAGATTTCAAGCATGATCGCAATCGGCGCAGCCATGTTTATTACCGGTGGTTCAATGAATTTCCAGTGGTGATCCTGATTGCGGTGGTAATCCTGGTTGTGGTAAAGCCGTTTTGA
- a CDS encoding NifU family protein, producing the protein MPKIAEIEGTPNRNALKFILKEPLTWGVTCSYDNAEQAKDDPLATALFDIDHVTNVFYVDRWITITQDGGADWQDLAREVADPIRAAPAADAQSAATVAAATSAIAGLSPEDQQRLDTINIMLDEEVRPYLQSDGGDLHVLGLDGNKLSVHYQGACGTCPSSISGTLRGIQNMLRSIEPDIEVVAL; encoded by the coding sequence ATGCCAAAAATAGCGGAAATAGAAGGTACCCCGAATCGAAATGCGCTGAAGTTCATCCTGAAGGAGCCATTGACCTGGGGGGTGACATGCTCATATGACAATGCCGAGCAGGCGAAAGACGATCCACTTGCCACGGCATTGTTCGACATCGATCATGTGACTAACGTCTTTTATGTCGATCGCTGGATCACGATAACGCAAGATGGCGGCGCCGACTGGCAAGACCTTGCGCGCGAGGTGGCCGATCCGATCCGCGCCGCGCCTGCAGCCGATGCGCAATCAGCCGCAACAGTCGCCGCGGCAACCAGTGCAATTGCCGGTTTAAGTCCGGAGGACCAGCAGCGGCTCGATACCATCAATATCATGCTCGACGAGGAGGTTCGTCCTTATCTCCAAAGTGACGGCGGCGACCTGCATGTGCTCGGGCTCGATGGCAACAAGCTCAGCGTTCATTATCAAGGTGCTTGCGGCACATGCCCGAGCTCGATCTCAGGCACGCTGCGAGGTATTCAGAATATGCTGAGATCAATAGAGCCCGATATCGAGGTCGTCGCACTATAA
- the sufU gene encoding Fe-S cluster assembly sulfur transfer protein SufU, producing the protein MITKSLYQEVILDHNKKPRNYGTLDKASHHAVGHNPLCGDHLDIALNLDGERIDGIAFHGESCAICKASASMMTTVVKGKTRADAETLIKEFRDMATGTLDLEGQHHLGRLTVFAGVRDLPTRVKCAILPWHTLHAALNAVTTTSTESEDDPMHAPIGDA; encoded by the coding sequence ATGATCACGAAATCGCTCTATCAAGAAGTTATTCTCGACCACAACAAGAAGCCCCGCAATTATGGCACGCTGGATAAAGCGAGCCACCACGCGGTTGGCCATAACCCATTATGCGGCGATCACCTCGACATTGCGCTAAACCTCGATGGAGAGCGCATTGACGGCATCGCGTTCCACGGTGAATCATGCGCGATCTGCAAGGCATCGGCCTCGATGATGACCACCGTCGTGAAAGGCAAAACGCGCGCGGATGCAGAGACGCTGATCAAGGAGTTTCGTGATATGGCGACCGGCACGCTCGATCTCGAGGGTCAGCATCACCTGGGGCGGCTCACGGTATTTGCGGGTGTGCGTGATCTGCCAACGCGTGTAAAATGTGCTATTTTGCCGTGGCACACGCTGCATGCTGCGCTCAATGCCGTTACCACCACCTCGACCGAGTCCGAGGATGATCCGATGCATGCTCCAATAGGTGATGCTTGA
- a CDS encoding cysteine desulfurase, whose protein sequence is MKIIDSTLKPQFASTFDIDRVRADFPILELQVEGKPLVYLDNAASSQMPQPVIDRLVRYQTTQHANINRGVHYLSELATAEYEGSRRRLQRFINAREDREVIFTSGTTDAINLVMHGYGRKFIGAGDEIILTTLEHHSNIVPWQMLAEEKGAKIRVVPINDAGELLIDEYEKLFTERTKFVGVLHVSNALGTVNPVKEMIAFAHARNVPVLIDGAQAVPHMTVDVQDLDCDFYAFSGHKLCGPTGIGVLYGKAELLERMQPFKGGGDMILSVTFEKTTYNSIPHKFEAGTPPIAAAIGLGTAVDYLSSIGLDAIAAYELDLLNYATEQMSRMPGVRIIGTAATKTAVLSFEVEGVHPHDIGTLLNQEGVAVRTGHHCVQPVMLRLKVPATTRASFAFYNTMAEVDAFIAGVRTVQKIFM, encoded by the coding sequence ATGAAGATCATAGATTCCACTCTAAAGCCGCAATTCGCTTCGACGTTCGACATTGACCGCGTTCGCGCTGATTTTCCGATCCTCGAGCTCCAGGTTGAGGGCAAACCACTGGTCTATCTCGACAATGCGGCGTCCAGCCAGATGCCGCAACCGGTAATCGACCGCTTGGTACGCTACCAGACGACCCAGCACGCCAATATCAATCGCGGCGTGCACTATTTATCCGAATTGGCCACTGCGGAATACGAGGGGTCGCGCCGCAGGCTGCAACGTTTCATCAACGCGCGCGAAGACAGGGAGGTCATTTTCACCAGTGGCACCACCGATGCGATCAATCTCGTAATGCATGGTTACGGCCGAAAATTCATCGGTGCGGGTGACGAAATCATTCTGACTACGCTTGAGCATCATTCCAACATCGTGCCTTGGCAGATGCTCGCGGAAGAGAAGGGCGCGAAGATCCGTGTCGTGCCCATCAATGATGCCGGGGAGCTCCTCATCGATGAATACGAAAAACTGTTTACCGAGCGAACCAAATTCGTAGGTGTGTTGCATGTGTCGAATGCACTGGGTACCGTCAATCCCGTCAAGGAAATGATTGCGTTCGCGCATGCGCGCAATGTACCGGTGCTGATCGATGGCGCGCAGGCCGTGCCGCACATGACAGTGGACGTGCAAGATCTCGACTGCGACTTTTATGCTTTTTCCGGCCACAAGCTGTGCGGCCCGACAGGCATAGGCGTGCTCTATGGCAAGGCTGAGCTACTTGAGCGTATGCAGCCGTTCAAGGGCGGCGGGGACATGATTTTGTCGGTGACTTTCGAAAAAACCACCTACAATTCCATACCGCACAAATTTGAAGCAGGTACACCGCCGATCGCGGCTGCGATCGGGCTCGGCACCGCGGTTGATTATTTATCCTCGATCGGTTTGGATGCAATCGCCGCGTACGAGCTCGATCTTCTCAACTATGCGACTGAACAGATGAGCCGCATGCCGGGCGTGCGTATTATCGGCACGGCCGCAACGAAGACCGCGGTACTGTCGTTTGAAGTCGAGGGCGTGCATCCGCATGATATCGGCACGCTCCTGAATCAGGAAGGGGTTGCGGTACGGACCGGTCACCATTGCGTGCAGCCGGTAATGCTGCGCCTCAAGGTACCGGCGACGACGCGTGCTTCGTTTGCTTTTTACAATACGATGGCCGAGGTGGACGCATTTATCGCGGGCGTTCGCACCGTGCAAAAAATTTTCATGTAA